The window TACGACGTCGGCGAAAACGGCAGCGCGGTCTTCGGCAACTTCGGCGCGACCATGATCGGCGCCACCGCTCTGGAAATCGACAAACACCCGCTGACCCTTCAGTACGGCAACCTCATTCTCGCCGTCATCGAGAAGGTCCTCCTCCCCCGTCTCTTCGCCGATGCTCCGACCCCCATCGACTCCCTTGAGGCGATGCTCAGTGAACTCATCGACTGCGAAGCTCTGGCTGCAAGGGTCGGCGATCCAGGCGATACGTTCTACAGCGCCGTCGTACAAGCCTGCGAACTGCTTCAGGATGAGGCCGCTGACACCGTCCGCGACTACGTCAACGACAGCCTGGTTGCCGACTCCAGCGACAACTTCCGCATTGGCAGCCCTGCTGGCGAGCCCTGCGAGATCTACCAGCCCGCGGTCTACCCGCCGGGCTCCTCGGCGAGCAGCGGCTGGCCTGGTTACCCGCTGCCCTTCATCCAGACCCTGGGCACCCCCGAGCTTCGCTGCAAGTGGGAAGCTGAGTTCCGCTTCAGCACCGAGAGCCAGCCCTCCATTCTGGACGGCACCTTCTACGGCAACCGCTCCGACAGCGGAAACTGAACGCACCACACCCACAACCTCCCTTCTCGGGAGGTTGTGATCCCAGCAAAAAAGCCGGCCCATTCGGGCCGGCTTTTTTGCTTTGAGATGTGCCAGACATGGGGGGCTCGCGCTCAGCTCGGAGCGCCCTTCACCTCAATCCCCATCTGTCGGCAGGTGAACAAGAAGACTTCCATCTCCACCTCGCCGAGATGCTCCTGAGGAAGCGCCTCGAGAATCTCACTCCAGGTCAACTCACCTTTCTCACGACCACGACGCAGAAGTTCGCGCTTGTTGTCATGGTAGGCGGTTTTCTCCGGGTTCGACTCAAACTCGTTCTGCTCAACCATAGGACACTCCTTTAGGGCGAGCACGGCAGACGACACGCAGTCTCGGCCGCACTCCAACTGTGAACATGGCCGAAGATAATCACCGCCCCCCGAAATTCAACAAAGCTCAACCGGCCATGTCCACGTGCTCCGTGACCATGTCAGCCGCCCCCAGCCCCATCGCCTCATAGAGTTCGCCCAGCAGGTAAATCGAGCCAAAACACAGCACGATCTTGCCCTCATCGCATGCAGCGATGGCCTGGCGTAAACACTGCGCCGCATCCCCAACACCACGCAAAAGCGATGCAGGCACATATCCGCGCAACCCTTCCTCACTAAGCGCCCGAGACGTGTTAATTCTCACTGCCCAGACGCCCACTCCCAACTCCGAGAGCAACGCATCCAGCCCTTCTTGCCTCTTGTCTTCGAGAGCCCCCCATACAACCCCTCCCACCTCACCGATGCGCCCGGTAAGCAGCTCCGAACGCAACGCCGCAATCCCCGCCGGATTGTGAGCTGCATCCAAAAGCAGGCCTGTCACAACGCCGTCCACCCCGGCGACCGTCCGACGCTCCACACGCCCCGGCCAACGCCAGAACTTCAATCCCCGTTGCACGGCATCCTCATCATAGTCGTCTCCCAGATACACACGCGCTGCACAGCGCGCCGTAACGTGATGCCTTCGCGCCACCCACGACCGACCGTCTTCCAAATCCGTCTCCCCCTCGTCCGTCAACGTCGGCGCGTAACGCGGCCCCACCGAAGCGCGCGCCCACAGCACCTCAAACGCCTCGGGATGCTCTTGTTCGCCAATCACCACCGGAACCCCCGCCCGCATCACTCCGGCCTTCTCTCCGGCAATCGCAGCCAGCGTATCCCCCAGATAAGCCTCATGATCGCGATCGATGGTCGTAATGATGCTCAACGCCGGCTCGATTGCATTGACCGCGTCGAGACGCCCGCCCAACCCAACCTCATAAATCGCCACATCCACATGCTGCGCCTTAAAGAGGCGCGCGGCCATCAACGTTGTGAGTTCAAAAAAGGTCAGCGCATCCTCCCCCACACGTGTCACATCCCCATAACGCGCATACACGTCCTCCAGCACCGGCAGCACCTGCGCCGGCGTCAACGGCACGCCGCCCACCCGGAAACGCTCCTCAAACCCCACCAGGTGCGGACTCGTATACAACCCTACCCGAAGGCCGTGCGCCCCGAGAATCGCGCCCAACGAAGACGCCACTGTCCCCTTACCGTTGGTGCCCGCAACCACAATCGCTGGCGCGCACTGCTCCGGATGCCCCTCGGCTCTGAACGCCGCGCGCATCCGCTCCAGACCCAGCTTGATCGTAAAACGATTCTGCTCAAAAAGCCGACGTTTCATCCCCTCCCAACGATGCAAATCGCTCTTTGTCACGCTCAATGGAACGCGAAGCGGTCTTGCAGTTCCAGATAGCGCAGGTAACGATCATATGCCTCGCCATCCAGAATCTCGAAATAGCCCCGGCGATCGATGAGGATCAACTCATCGCGCACAAGGTCGTTGAGAATCTGCTTAACCTCACCGATCTCCAGCGCGAGCACGTCGGCCAGATTCGCCGGAATCGGCGCCGACTCCCCGGCCCCCTCAACGCGCTTAACCCGCTGGGTCTCTGCGCGAAGCTGATGCAACACACGAGCCTTATTGGTACGCAGCACAAGGTTGGTAACCCGGTACTGCGCTCGGGTCAGACGCTGGGTCAGCTTCTTGAGCATCCGCAGGGCGATGTCGGAGTTCTCCCGGATCATCTCCCCGAACTGTTCCGTGTCGACCTGAATCAC of the Lujinxingia sediminis genome contains:
- a CDS encoding Crp/Fnr family transcriptional regulator, translated to MSEKGVRQCAAGTVLFREGEEGNRMYVIKSGSVRLTKRIHDTEMVVEDLGAGEFCGELAMLGEPRRPVSAVVTEDASVIQVDTEQFGEMIRENSDIALRMLKKLTQRLTRAQYRVTNLVLRTNKARVLHQLRAETQRVKRVEGAGESAPIPANLADVLALEIGEVKQILNDLVRDELILIDRRGYFEILDGEAYDRYLRYLELQDRFAFH
- a CDS encoding RNA polymerase sigma factor region1.1 domain-containing protein, whose protein sequence is MVEQNEFESNPEKTAYHDNKRELLRRGREKGELTWSEILEALPQEHLGEVEMEVFLFTCRQMGIEVKGAPS
- a CDS encoding bifunctional folylpolyglutamate synthase/dihydrofolate synthase, which gives rise to MKRRLFEQNRFTIKLGLERMRAAFRAEGHPEQCAPAIVVAGTNGKGTVASSLGAILGAHGLRVGLYTSPHLVGFEERFRVGGVPLTPAQVLPVLEDVYARYGDVTRVGEDALTFFELTTLMAARLFKAQHVDVAIYEVGLGGRLDAVNAIEPALSIITTIDRDHEAYLGDTLAAIAGEKAGVMRAGVPVVIGEQEHPEAFEVLWARASVGPRYAPTLTDEGETDLEDGRSWVARRHHVTARCAARVYLGDDYDEDAVQRGLKFWRWPGRVERRTVAGVDGVVTGLLLDAAHNPAGIAALRSELLTGRIGEVGGVVWGALEDKRQEGLDALLSELGVGVWAVRINTSRALSEEGLRGYVPASLLRGVGDAAQCLRQAIAACDEGKIVLCFGSIYLLGELYEAMGLGAADMVTEHVDMAG